The genomic stretch caaccaggtcaaccttgacctaaggttgcaccaacacttaggagcataggtactcgagcggaagacgcagctagcgagaaggacggcacgcggtgcgtccgagggacgaggtgctgcggaagagtacaccggcggatgagaaggaagcgcgcgcggtggttccgagggacgaaagccagagcggaagattgctcggggagcaagagacgtagctagcgcgaaggtcggcacggggtgcgactgagggacgaagactgcggatgagtacgctggtggacgagaaggaacacgcggcaattccgagggacgagaagccggagggaagcacgctcgagaaggccggaacatgggttcgggtgagccctattccggaaggccgagatcacccaagcaaacggagccggagtgagcagacccggaccaagatgagctggatcgagacgagctaaaccggagtcgaaaagtcaacttatgttgaccttagggctccgagcgcccggaaccgaccggggcgcccggaacccttccgggcccccggaatcgacttttcaacaggatcgagctttgactcgatccaaccgttgggggataaaatttatccccccagggcgcccggaacccttccaggcgcctggaccaagactataaatatagccttggtccagaagcttagatagaactcactgattgtaaatccagtgcttgcatactctcttttagtctaagcttctgttttctgcacttcaacgttgtacgaggcttctccacctgaaggagttttattgagcttaatcttccttggattaacaaccacatcggttgtaaccaagtaaatctttttgtgtctcgcttttctttatgcttttaatttatctgcttaacttaattatgcaagtgttagcctaaagagttcgaggaagggttgtctatttttaattgacagggtatccaacaaccccctcctagccgacccaacggtcctacaagtggtatcagagctgagtacgcctcagaaggactaaccgccgtctgacgcaacaaaaatgatggccggagctagcgactacccacctgcattcgagggggagttttccatctggaaacaaaacatggaggtataccttaactcagattctgatatttctttaataatgaaatttggttatgaagaaccaaagaacacgaacggagaaggactcgatctacgcctctggaacgaaaagcaacgtgaggagtgtatggcaaatgggcgggcaaaatattatcttctgaatgtaataccaaaggaagatttcaaaatggtcgcagattatgaaagcgcaaaagaactttgggaaaagttcttgcagctctacgaagaaccttcagaagttgacacctcaatagacaccgagccaccgacagaagagtccgaaatcgaggtaagtactacaacagccgaagtacatcccgagatcgatgaagggggagaatcttcggaagaaagcaactcgatagggggagaatcaattactgacaaggtaagtcaagtatggactcgaacctctgatcaattgaatgattcaatcgaagaattacctgaaaatttttgcgaatcatcgaaagagttttttatattagaaaatcaattgtcaaacttatcctgcaaatttgaaatattatcgaaagagttcttcgaatttcaaaatatcttaacaaaagaatttttcaagttggaaactttgctaaaaaacttttgtgaatcacaaagaagtttttcgaaagaattatgcaacttagaaatattatcgaaaactttttctggtcctaaaaacttggaattacaaattactttattgaaaaagttttatgaattagaaattgattcatcgaaaaatattttcggattaagaaacctattattaatagattcctgcaaattcttattgttaaaaaattctggcaaattataaaatattctttcaaacgaattttgcacattgccgaaagatttttttatattattgaggaattttatcaagtttatgctatttgaatatttttgtgaagttgaaattcaaaaaataatagaaattaacatgatacaaattgttgcatgtttaatatttgtggctttaaatttgaaacagtgtaatttaagaagttttgataaattaaaatggaaatttaaatcctgttgataaagagcattagaacaacaattaaataaatgcaaagaaatttttttttacgttatcaattttgctaaattttcttgcataaatatttgggcttagaatgatttttttttgtgaaaattattgcaaaattttcaaagttctcgaAATTGCTCTAAATGgatcttaatgacttagaaattattttgtttAGAGgtatttttttctaagtctttaacccttagattgtttttcttgaaaccccatttttattgtgatcaaagggggagaagagaaagtataagtctagggggaggtagagaaaattgaaattttctgttaaattctgttaaaatttaattttatctatcatattgcatgttattgcaataaactgtttaatttcatatttatttttgtccctagcttaacttgggttgatcacaccaaaaagggggagattgttggaaccccaaggttgttttggtgtgatcaacaagtcaagttaggtcctgcgttgtatttaaccttgtgtctaagtgtgcaggagcttatgagcacaggtactcgagcggaagacgcagctagcgagaaggacggcacgcggtgcgtccgagggatgaggtgttgcggaagagtacaccggcggacgagaaggaagcgcgcgcggtggttccgagggacgaaagccgaagcggaagattgctcggggagcaagagacgcagctagcgcgaaggtcggcacggggtgcgactgagggacgaagactgcggatgagtacgttggtggacgagaaggaacacgcggcaattccgagggatgagaggccggagggaagcacgctcgagaaggccggaacatgggttcgggtgagccctattccggaaggccgagatcaccaaagcaaacggagccggagtgaacagacccggaccgagatgagctggatcgagacgagctgaaccggagtcgaaaagtcaacttatgttgaccttagggctccgggcacccggaaccattctgggcgcccggaaccgaccggggcgcccggaatcgacttttcaacaggatcgagctttgactcgatccaaccgttgggggataaaatttatccccccagggcgcccggaacccttccaagcgcccggaccaagactataaatatagcattggtccagaagcttagatAGAACTCACtaattgtaaatccagtgcttgcacactctcttttagtctaagcttctgttttctgcacttcaacgctgtacgaggcttctccgcctgaaggagttttattgagcttaatcttccttggattaacaaccacatcggttgtaaccaagtaaatctttttgtgtctcgcttttctttatgcttttaatttatctgcttaacttaattatgcaaatgttagcctaaagagttcgaggaagggttgtctgtttttaattggcagggtatccaacaaccccctcctagccggcccaacagtcctacagaagctagtcgagatcaagatcaaatatggatttatttgatacaaagatgagagaattcgaatagtcataatcatgatgattaatggagaattcgaagagtcatcataatgataattaatgaagaatttgaagagttatcataataaaggttataaatgaagaatttatggagcatatatctcttcatcttccttattaatgaagatcataaatgatgaattaattgaaagtttaactcttcgtattccttggaagctataaataACCATCTTCTGAAAGAATCAAGGTAAGGATTTCATTCTCTCCatttctccttcgtcaacttcgtcttccaccggaagagatcggtagtgcttccaagactttgtcgacccaagtggctagcacctaacggatcgtatcaagttcgtgatatagtgcgcgtggataccgctagaggagtcacacgtggggctcttatctgtctgtgatatcattcatacctatcgaggactcgaggtatgttttatattacttttgtgcaaaactatatgtaccacgaaaagatctatgatcaatatatgtcttccgctgcgctccgaaCCCAACAAGGAGGTGGCAGGCGGAGATCCGGTGCCTGCGTGGTTGATAGCGAGGGAGGGAGTGGAAGCGTCAATGTACGATGTCCATGGAGAGGAGGAAGATGGCGAGATTGGCCGCAACGGAGGAGAGGAGGCAGTGGATGGCGATCTTGCGCCTGTATGGCTGACaacaagggaggagagggagcgTTAGCATACGACATCCATAGAGAGGAGGAAGCTAGTGAGATCGACCATGATGGCCGGGAAGGAGAGGAGGCATCGGGTGAAGCTCTTGTGCCACCGTGGCTGGTAGCAAAGGAGGAGATAGAGTGTTAGCGTGTGATGTCCATGGAGAGGAGAAAGCTAGCGAGATCCACCGCGACGAAGAAGAAGCCGAGGGGATGGAGGAAGTGATGCATGAGAAAAAATGATGATCCCTCTCTACTTTGGCCCCAAAAACCttaaaaaggaaaaggaggaaAAATCTCCTCCCTCCACTTTGGCTCATCTATATCCGACATTAATAGTGTTCATAGTTTAGGATTTAAGgttcaagattttaaaatttataatttagttataaTATGTAGAAGATACTATGTAGTTGTAATAACTTGGAAAAGTAACTATGTTAATGTTTACAGTTTTAAATTTAGGGTTCAATTTTAAGATTAGAGTTTAATCACAATATGTAGAAGCTACTTAATATGTTCTATTATGTATAAGCTACTTGGTAGTTGTTACAATGTAAAAAACTAACtattttcttaaaatcttaaactTTAAATTATAAACTTTTAACACggttatattaaaatattttttaccaacttaattaaaattatttaaaatttattaaatttattttaaattaattaaaatcacttGAAAACAATTCTAATAGCTATCTAGTAGCTATTACTATTAATAGAAGTTACTAAATAATTGTCATACTACTATAATAATCTAATATTATGTTAACATATCAATTATTTTAGCCAATACCACAAATAatgatatttttgaaataaaatatatgatggatatcgttttgatttttttttaaagagcaTTAATTTGGGGTCatcatttgattttgatttttttggtAAAATATGATTTGATATGAACCTCCTTTAaactaaaagtatttaataattttatagttcaaaatataaaaagataaataaGAAGAAGTTTAAAGAAATACAAATGTTTTTAATAAGTCAactattaattaaaatataaattaactattaaaTTACTcatcattttaaataatttaatttaactttaatttagcaAGTTGTTATCTTCAATTAACTCACTAAATTAGTAAACTAATTAATCGATAATTATATTACCTTAAATAATTACATTTAAAGGATTAAAGAAGGATCACAATAAATTCAATTACGTTATTAATTAGTAATTTAACTTATTTACCGACAATCAATTTGGCCCCTACTAAAAAAATTGAACATTTATGACACTGAGTTGTCCATCAGGTCTTATggttttttctagaattttctggATGACGGATGACATGAAAATTTTTGATGAAATCAATCATTTTTAACATTAATTGCAtcgtaaaaattaaatatttaaataaaaaaataaaaaaatctcatAGAAATTCTAAAAACTCCAAATAAAATTTATTCTTCTCTCTataattaattatgttttaaaaattactgATTTTTTATGGCTCTAATGAAACACCCTGTTTAATATCGATGTAAAAAACAATAATATTTATGAACTaatgaatcattttttttttaagattttgatTTTAAATGACAAAGTAGCTGCAAACATTATTGTTTTCTTGACTTATTTCTTTACATTTAACTCTTTGTTTATAAGTTATTTTGTTTAACAAACCAAgtactttataaaaaaaataactataataaattaataaaaaataatatttgtttattattaaacttatatttaggaaaaaaataaaagaattaataaagtaaaactatttttaaaataaaaaaatacaagtgTTTTTTTAAGAATGcgtttaatataataaaataaaaataaaaataataggctcattttgttttttttaaacatattttcccttaaactagtttttataattaaataatgcGTTTACTTGGAGATAAAGGTTTCCCGTCCTTTATCCTGTCGGTCGCTTCCATCCCCTTCTTTTTTCTGTTCCCTTTCATTCATTTCCCCTGCGTTCGTCTCcgcctctctttctctctcccatttctctctctctctctctcgaatCCATTCCCTAGCCGGCCTAGGGTTTCGCTTCCTTGCTGCGCCGCAATCGGCCTTCCCTGCGGCCATTCCGCGGGTAAGATCACTTCTTTTCCCCATTTCGTTCCAATTTTTTGGGTTCGGGATCGTGGTTAGTCTTGCTGCAGAGTTGGATTCCGAGGATGAATAGCCGCTGGGACTTCCTAGAATGGCTGGGGCCGGATGCCTCCGCCTCCGTGTTCATCCGCCTCGACGATCCTGAGGACCTCGCGCGGGTCAGCGCCGTGTCCTGGTCCTGGCGCAAGTTCGGTGAGTTACCACGATTTCTGATAGGCCGTGGATGAGTAAGATTGtttttttattgttgtatttctaattttgatttattaccgTGAGTTGAATTGAggagtttctattttttttaaaaaaaaaaattgatacatgggtcatttaattagtgaaaaaCTATGACTTGGTAAAGGGTGAGATACTTCTCGTTTCGCCCTTTGTCTACATTTCTAGATACCTACATGCACGAGGTGCCCAATTTTGGTAGGGATGTCCGATTTGTTTCTATAGGATTCTTGCTTTTGCTAATTTTATGTCTCTGGTAGTTCACTTttctcaaatttcaaaatatgGAGTTGAAATTGTCAAATTGATccgttcaatatttttttttaaaatacattttagTATGATGTTGTTCCTTCCTAGTGTTATAAACAAGGACATAGAGCTGGACTTCTACCCCGATGCCAGGCTTAAAATTGTCTATTTCTTCAGGTTTTATTTTAGGAATACTGTCCATAATGAGGAAGAAAATAGCTTAACAGTGGGAAGAAAAACTGCTGGGAATACTGCAATTTGTGATTGTTGCAAGATTTAGTATTAATGTGTGAAGTAGAGATTGGGTGATTCTGTATTCTGTAACTGTGTCACATTGTGTCTTCGTTTCTTTGAAGGAGGAGATACTAGATAGTGCTATAGCAAAAGGGTTCATTGTGAAACACAATTTTGAAGTAAATTTTGACAAGGAAATATATACCATTTTAgtagtaattttattttatttggttcTAACATTACCGTTAAGTCTGTGTTATATTATTGGACATAGTCTTTAACTTTTTATGATAAAATATCATATACTTCATGGTTTGATTTTGAGGCAGCTGTTTGACATGTATTGCAGTTGTTGCAAATGGTTTTGGCAAAACGCTATGCTTAAGAATTTCTCCTGACGTGCCAAATTTTTCTCGGATTGCTGAAGTAAGGAATGTTAACAAGACTGCAGAAGTTGGTTGTAGTGCTGCTGCGGAATGGGAAAGTTTGGAGAGAGAGCATCGTGTCTATCTATACCTAAGTCATTGTCTGGGTTCTTCTAAATGTGAAAGGAATTGCATTTATCAGGCAATAAATGCTTCCAGCACTGACAACTATCCAGATGAGAGCATTGAGAATACACTAGAACCTAGTGAAATAATGGACCGCAGGCCTTCTTATTGGTCGAGTAGCGGGCAGAGAGATCCTAGTATGCCGGAGAATTTAACTTACAAATTAGTTGCAAACCTCTGTATTGTTGATGAGATAAAGATAAAGCCATTCAGAGGTGTCATTCTAGCCTTTTATTCTGCCATCATAATACTTGAACTATACCTAGACCCcataattatgttttttttttgtttattcagCATTTTTTCAGTATGGTCATCCCATATACTCTGCAAAAGCTGTGCGTTTCCGGATGGGGTGTTCCAGATCAGGCTTGGGTATAAGTAGTAGCACTGATCAGCAATCAACTCTGGTTGAAAACTACCACTGGACATATACTTCACCAGAATTTCCAATGGTCCAGGTAATTTaggaatattaattttttatatttatggtAGCTTTTCACAAATTTACCCTACAAAGTTatggtccctttttaactaagtAGCAAGCTGGAAGATCTTTGTgtctgtgttttctttatttcattttttcaTATGAAAGATTTGGATGATTGCCATATGAGAATattaaaaaattgtaaaactacCTGAGGTATTACTTCATGGTTCTGTGCACTATCTCCCTTCCCTTATTTGATAATGATTATGCAAGTTCGTGGTTAAGTCAGTATCTTGTCTGAATCTTCTAGGATTAGAATAATACATCTTTTATTGCAATGGTTATCTTATTTTTTTCAGAGATTACTTTTCTGTATGATTAATTACATCTAATACCTCTTATTTAGATGAAACACCCCACTCCTTGTTCAAGAGCCTTTTACGTCTAACGAGATTCAGATAcatttatatttttcttcttttgagTTTTATCATCTCCAAACCTTTGATCTTTTACTCATGAGAGGATGCAAACacatttgtattttcttctttttgagttttggtATCTCAATCTTTGCTGTTATACTGATCATTTCTGAAAATTCCTCCTTCCACATCTAGTGATTCCTGCATAGATCTGAAGCATGCGCAATCTAAATATTATCATGGTGCAAGGTCAagtacttgattttttttttttcatattatacTAAAGATCAGTCCAAGACCAATCTTTATTTTATCACGCTACCAACAAGAACCATTCTTCTAAGCAATGTTTACTAACGGATGAATTTGCTTCCCAAAGGAGACAGCATTTTTAAGGAACTTCTGAGATTGCATGAGCATGTGAAGTTATATTAGGGATCCATGTGAAAGAAGAACAAATGATAGCTGTGATTGTATCAACAGCAATAAATTAGTCCAACATAGTGATGATTTACTCAAGTGTTGTGGTTGGGTAGTGTAAGCTATTTCAATTTTTACCATGCTTTGTACTGGTCTTTGGCATTTTGATTAATGGTGAATTGCATCTTTATTTCACCCAAAATGATTGCTGTGGAAAACAGaaggatatttttatttttaattttatccgTTCTGTGAAAGTATGAGTTTGACGATGCCATGTTCGAAGTAGATGCCATTTTTATGGGTTAATATTTTGTTGCATTTATCTTGGCTTACTTTATTCTGAACCATTTAGTGTCTAACTAGCATGAGATGAATGACATATCTCGCTTAACATGTGATAATATATATGTACACTATTAAACAAATAGGTGTGAGGCCTGATGTCAGTATCATATACCTGCTGCTGATGACTTGGTATTTACTTGTTAATATAGCATTAAAGTAAACTCCTTATTGAATTATTACTTTGAAAATGGTTATCCAGGAAAATATTTTGCAATCTTTCAAGCTTCCTAAGCCCGTTATCTGCCTTGGTGGTATTCTGCGGATTGAGTTGCTGGGTAGGGTCCAGAAACAAGCAATTGAT from Zingiber officinale cultivar Zhangliang chromosome 5B, Zo_v1.1, whole genome shotgun sequence encodes the following:
- the LOC121985630 gene encoding F-box protein At4g00755-like, whose amino-acid sequence is MNSRWDFLEWLGPDASASVFIRLDDPEDLARVSAVSWSWRKFVVANGFGKTLCLRISPDVPNFSRIAEVRNVNKTAEVGCSAAAEWESLEREHRVYLYLSHCLGSSKCERNCIYQAINASSTDNYPDESIENTLEPSEIMDRRPSYWSSSGQRDPSMPENLTYKLVANLCIVDEIKIKPFRAFFQYGHPIYSAKAVRFRMGCSRSGLGISSSTDQQSTLVENYHWTYTSPEFPMVQENILQSFKLPKPVICLGGILRIELLGRVQKQAIDDLYYICVCNVQVLGRPLSPVLDLNVHESAESLAVTYFPDARNQTLPVSTAEESARDSSSWKSFATRFRHLGAIRWNHVILSTLLGPIQFSDDDGDADSDNDDDYGDLEEEQDLCRA